The genome window ATGTACGGCAGGGCCTCCTCCGGCGCGCTCCACTCGACGACCTTCGGCTCGCCGCGCGTTATCGTCCCCGTCTTGTCGAGCAGCGCGAAGTCGGCGTCCCTCAGCGTCTGCACCGCCTCCGCGTTACGTATCAGCAGGCCGGAGCGCGAAGCCTCGCCGGCGCTCGCGACGAGGGCGAGCGGCGTCGCGAGCCCCAGCGCGCAGGGGCACGCTATCACGAGAGTCGCGATGAAAGCGTAGGCCGCGGCCGCGACGGGCGTCGACGCGCCGGAAGGCCACGGCATCGCGGCGGAAAGAGGCTCAAGCGCCAGCGTGAGGCGCGGGAAGAATACATACCACGCCGCGGCGCTCAGGCAGGCGAGCGCGATCACCGTCGGGACGAACTTCAGCGTTATGCGGTCGGCGAGGGCTTGAAGCGGGACCTTCGCGCCCTGCGCGTCGCGGACAAGTTCGAGCATCTGGGAGAGGAAAGTGTCCGCGCCGACCTTCGTCGCACGTATCACGAGCGGCCCGTCGAGATTCAGTGAGCCGCCGGTGACCTCCGCTCCCGGCAGCTTCGTCACGGGCAGTGACTCGCCGGTCAGCAGAGATTCGTCGACGCCCGAGCTCCCCTCCTCCACCACGCCGTCGAGCGGTATCCTTTCTCCGGCGTTCACGCGAATCAGCGCGTCGGCCTTCACTGCGTCGACCGGAACCGTCACTAAGCCGCCGTCGGCGATGATCCTCGCCTCGCGCGGCTGCAGCGTCAGCAGCGTCTTCACCTGCTTCGCGGCCTTGTCGCGCAGCCGCGATTCGATATAGCGCCCGAGAAGGTGCAGCATCATGATCATCACGCCGACCGCGCCGAACGAGGGAATCGCGGCGCCGGCGAAATTCAGTATCGCCGTGAGCCACGACGCCGTCGACGAAAGCGCGATGAGCGTGTCCATATTCGTATGCTTATGGGAAAGGGCTATCCAGGCGCCGCGCAGAGTCCTTCTGCCGCAGCGGAAGAGCGCGAGGGCCCCGAGGACTATTTCGAGCGGCCCGTACCAAGCCCAGTGGAAGCCGAAGAACATATGCAGATACATCAGAAACGAAAGAGGCAGCCCTATCGCCAGAACCTCCGCCAAATTCCTTCTCGCCTCTTTATAGCGCATCTCGTCGAAATCCTCAGGCACATCCTGCGCGACCTCGTAGCCGGCGTTTTTGACCGCCTCCGCGAGAGCATCCATCGTGACGTCCGGCGACGTTATCACGAACGCGCTGTCGGTAGCGAGATTGACCGACGCGAAGCTCACGCCTTCAGTTTTTTTGAGCGCCCTCTCGACGATGCGCGAACAGGTCGCGCACGTCATGCCGAGCACGCGGAAATTCCATTTCAATTCGTCCTTTTTATCGTCTGCGTCAATACTATCCTTCTGCACGTCGAAACCTCCAGACAAGCCGCGGAAAGGCGCGCCGCGATGCTCTTGCATCAGCCGGCCGCGCCGCCGCGAAAAATCATTTTCAGTTATATCTCCCTCTCACAGGATATTCTATGACATAGCGGCGCTTTTGTACAATGAAGGCTGGCTCGAAACTTCGCGTTCCGCCATTAAAAAAGCGGGGACGGCCGAAGCCGCCCCCACTCGTTCGTCGTTTTGCGCTCCGCGCCCCGCCGTTACTCGGACTTTTCGCGAAGCCCTATCCTCAGCGCGTACGCGACTACTTCGTTCTCGTAAAAGCGAAGCTCGTTGCTGTTCAGCGACCTCTGGCGCGATCTCAGGACCTCCGCACAGCTGTTCGCGGGGCAGCTGTCCTTGTCGCGGTACGCGGCAAGGTCGAGCTCTTTTCTGCATTCGCCGAGGAACGCTTCCAGTTCGCTTTTGCCCCGGCTGTCATCCTTCCAGTAATGCAGCTTGACGTAGAGCTTTACGCGTTCCTCCATGTTCTTGAAGAACGCCTCTCTGAGCGCTTCCTTCTCTTCTTCGCTCTTGCCGTCCCAGAGCTCTTCGAACTCGCCGCTCTTCTGAAGGACTTCTTCGCTCGGCATATCGACGAGGATCGCTCCTTCTTCGGCGGAGGAGTTCCGTCCGTCTTCTGGGGAGCCGACGACGTCGACTTCCGCGCGGGCTCCGGAGGCGCTGAGGAGAAGGAAGGCAGCAGAGCAGCAGAGCAGTTTTTTAACAATCTTGCGATTCATTGGGCTTCACTCCCCTTTTTACTTTTCGGCGGCTTTCTGCATGAGCATTTCAACTTTCGCCTGAAGTTCTTCCATCGTGCTCTGCATCTTCTCGTTGCTTTCCTTCAGCTTGGCGTTCTCCGCCTTCAGCGCGGATATCTCGTCCTGCATCACGTAGGTCGCGCTGATCGGGCCGGCTTTGTAGCGCGCCGGGATGGCGTCTTTTTTGCCGCCCAGCCTGAAGGTCACTCCCGCGTTGGCCAGCACGCGGCTGCTGCCTCCGTATGACGCTCCTATGTGGAACATGGTGTTTTCTCTCGTGTAGTGCGCCAATCCCACCGCTATCGCCGTGCTGCCTCTGTAGTTCCCTACCGCCGCCATTATCTGCGTCGGCTCGAGCGGGTCGTATTGGATCGGTTTCAATCCCGCCAGCGCCGCGCTTTCCGCTCCAAGGTCTTCGACTTCGTCGCTGAGTTCGCTGTAGACGCGGTAGAGGTT of Synergistes jonesii contains these proteins:
- a CDS encoding heavy metal translocating P-type ATPase translates to MQEHRGAPFRGLSGGFDVQKDSIDADDKKDELKWNFRVLGMTCATCSRIVERALKKTEGVSFASVNLATDSAFVITSPDVTMDALAEAVKNAGYEVAQDVPEDFDEMRYKEARRNLAEVLAIGLPLSFLMYLHMFFGFHWAWYGPLEIVLGALALFRCGRRTLRGAWIALSHKHTNMDTLIALSSTASWLTAILNFAGAAIPSFGAVGVMIMMLHLLGRYIESRLRDKAAKQVKTLLTLQPREARIIADGGLVTVPVDAVKADALIRVNAGERIPLDGVVEEGSSGVDESLLTGESLPVTKLPGAEVTGGSLNLDGPLVIRATKVGADTFLSQMLELVRDAQGAKVPLQALADRITLKFVPTVIALACLSAAAWYVFFPRLTLALEPLSAAMPWPSGASTPVAAAAYAFIATLVIACPCALGLATPLALVASAGEASRSGLLIRNAEAVQTLRDADFALLDKTGTITRGEPKVVEWSAPEEALPYIYALEADSGHPLAAAVTEAVGARPYDYPDEMKETAGEGVAGRWDGDEWFVGRALERSRWKDAPPASTLVEVRKNGEPAGFFAIADRIRDDSRAAVEELKKMGVTPMMATGDGGETARQIAEEAGIDEFRSDVRPEGKLAIVREAQSRGRRVIVCGDGINDAAALKAAEVGIAMGTGMDLAVDSADIVIMKGGLARVVAAIKISNKTSRVIKENLFAAFVYNIIAIPLAMAGLLHPIAAECAMAASSITVILNSLRIIGSAKE